TATTTCGTACTTGTATATGCGATTGATTTCCCATTTGGTGAAAATGCAGGTTCAACTTCAATTGCGCTCGTGGAAATAAATGGTTTTTTATTTCCACCAAACTTATTGGTCGTAAAAATATGAGTTGATCCATCCATTGTACTTGCAGAAAACGCAATTAAATTCCCATCAGGTGACCAGTTTGCACCAGAGCTATTGCCAGAACCAGAAATTGCACGTGTTTCTTGTTTAGTTAATAAATTATAAATATAAATATCAGGCTTCCCTGATTTAAAAGAAGTGTAAATTATTTTTGTTCCATCTCTGGACCAATTTGGGCTAATGTGCACAGCTTTATCTTCAGTAATTTGTTTTAAATTACCTCCATCAAAATCAGCAATAAATATTTGTCCATTTGAATTTTGATCCTTTTTTCCAACAAAAACAATTTGCGACATAAAAGGACCAGGGGTTCCTGTTAAAGCAGCAACAGAAACATCAGCAAACCTTCTTAAGGCTAGATCGGTCGATTTCGTGCTTAAATTACTGTATGATTTTCCAATAAGTTGTGCTTGAAGTTTAATATCATATAAGCGTAATTCTAAATTATATCTATTTGGATTTTTTGCTTTAGTAAATTTACCAAGAATAACGAAATCTGCTTTCAAAGCTTTCCACTGTGAAATTTGAAATGGTTGGAGAGCGACATTTTGTGTGGATTGCATAGAATCTATTGGTATAAATTCAAACCAATTCGTGAAATTAAATATGGAAGTTAATCGTTTTGAGTATTCACTAAGTTCATTATTATTGATAGGAATTGATTTGTCAGCAAGGGCAAATAACGGAATAGCCATACGTATTTTTTTTACGCCAGGAGCACCAACATCGATGGTATTATCAAGTTTTAATTCATCAATAGTTTCATCATTTTTTGCATAATCTGTTGAATTATTTTTTAAATTCGCTGCGGAATCATCGTTCTTTGAGATTTGATTT
The sequence above is drawn from the Fluviispira vulneris genome and encodes:
- a CDS encoding PD40 domain-containing protein encodes the protein MKHKFKKIYLISIIAILNIFPKSFADDSLNSNANQISKNDDSAANLKNNSTDYAKNDETIDELKLDNTIDVGAPGVKKIRMAIPLFALADKSIPINNNELSEYSKRLTSIFNFTNWFEFIPIDSMQSTQNVALQPFQISQWKALKADFVILGKFTKAKNPNRYNLELRLYDIKLQAQLIGKSYSNLSTKSTDLALRRFADVSVAALTGTPGPFMSQIVFVGKKDQNSNGQIFIADFDGGNLKQITEDKAVHISPNWSRDGTKIIYTSFKSGKPDIYIYNLLTKQETRAISGSGNSSGANWSPDGNLIAFSASTMDGSTHIFTTNKFGGNKKPFISTSAIEVEPAFSPNGKSIAYTSTKYGKPMIFVKDLSSGNTTRLTYAGWYNASACWSPDSKTIVFASYDRDINLWDLFKIGSNGSGIERLTLSQGDNEKPSFSPDGRFILFQSDRSSKGTRLGIHKLYYMSKDGSYQKSLNIPIYESKQASWGPRITQFEDE